A single genomic interval of Bacillus sp. es.036 harbors:
- a CDS encoding YtpI family protein, producing MPIFVIFIVFSIVFYLFYKVKAVRHSGVATTQWLHSKASIALGLFLIFFAINSLTVSLSTVTFIVAAVFILLGLANVVVGYKKYRHYLPFAIEEANMMKQN from the coding sequence ATGCCTATCTTTGTTATTTTTATTGTTTTTTCAATTGTTTTCTATTTGTTCTACAAAGTGAAAGCTGTACGTCATAGCGGTGTAGCAACGACACAGTGGCTTCATTCAAAAGCAAGTATTGCATTAGGACTTTTCCTTATCTTTTTTGCGATTAATTCACTCACTGTTTCTTTATCAACTGTAACGTTTATCGTCGCTGCTGTCTTCATTTTACTCGGCCTTGCAAACGTTGTAGTCGGCTACAAAAAATACCGTCACTACCTTCCTTTTGCCATTGAAGAGGCAAATATGATGAAGCAAAATTAA